The DNA region TCATCTCCCACTCTCACCCTGCACATCCCGCACATTCCCGTTCCATCGACCATGATCGGGTTGAGGCTGACGATGGTCTTTATGTCGTAGGGCCTAGTGAGATCTGAGACGGCCTTCATCATAATGGCCGGTCCGACGGCGAGGACCATATCCACGTGGACTTTCTCCTCATCTATCATCTTCTTCAGCCTATCGGTGACGAAGCCGTGGAAGCCGTAGCTGCCGTCGTCGGTGGTCAGCTCCAGTCTGTCGCTGATGGCTTCCATCTCCTTCGTCATGATGAGCAGATCCTTGGTTCTTGCGCCGACGATGCTGATGAGGTGGTTTCCCGCTTCCTTAAGGGCCTTTGCTATCGGATATGCTGCAGCCGTTCCCACACCGCCGGCAACACAGACCGCCGTGCCGTAGTTCTCTATGTGTGTGGGTGAGCCGAGCGGGCCGACGAAATCGGCCAATCTCTCGCCCACCTCCATATCTGAAAGCATCGCCGTGGTCTTGCCCATCACCTGGAAGACCAAGAGCACGCTTCCCTGCTCCGGATCGGAGTCGACGATGGTCAGCGGTATTCTCTCGCCTCTCTCATATACCCTAAGTATGACGAACTGTCCCGCCTTTCGCTTTTGAGCTATGGCGGGAGCGTAAATATCCATCCGGTAGATTTTCGGAGCGATTTCCTCTTTGGTCAATATCTCGAAAAGCTCTGGCATCTGCCTCCTCCTGTATCCTAGACGTTAAACCTTATATGTAGGACATCCCCGTCCTGGACGATGTACTCCTTACCTTCGATCCTGAGTTTGCCCTCCTCCCGCGCTTTGGTGAACGAACCGCACTCTAGCAGTTCCCTCCAGTTTATCACCTCCGCCCTGATAAATCCCCTCTCCATGTCGGAGTGGATCATTCCGGCGGCACGATGAGCTGTAGTGCCCTTTGGGGCGGTCCAAGCCCGTGTCTCCTTATCACCTCCGGTGAAAAAGGTTACCAGATCCATCAGTTCATATGAGGCTCTGACCATCCTCTGAAGAGCTGATCCTTCGAGGCCCATTTCCTTGAGGAACTCCTCGGCGTCCTCTCCTAATTGTGAGATCTCCATCTCCAGCTCAGCACACAGGGCGATGGCGGCTCTGCCCGGCCGCTCGGAAAACCGGCGTATCGAGTCGAGCAGTTCCTCCGCTTCCTCCATCTGATCCTCGCCGACGTTCAGCAGGATAAGCATCGGTTTTCTCGTCAGGAATTGAAAGCCTCTGATTGCTCTCTCCTCCTCCGACGATAGCTCCAGTTCTCTCAACGCCCTGCCCAACTCAAGCGATCGTTGACATCTCTCCAGCAGATCTCGCTCATACTCAAGCTCAGGATCCTTTTTCACCCGAAGTTCCCTGGCAAGTGATGAGAGCCTATTCTCTATCACTTGCAGGTCAGCAAAGGTAAGCTCCAGATCTACGATCTCGATATCCCTCCTTGGATCGATCGATCCCTCGACGTGCGGCACGGATTCATCCTCAAACGTCCTGACCACGTGGACGATCCCGTCGACGTTCCTCAGAGAAGCCAGCAAAGATCTATCAAGTTCGCCGCTTCTGACCGATCCCTCTCTTATCCCGACGAAATCCAGGTATTCTATTGTGACGGGTGTGATCTTCCTGGAACGGAAGACCTTCTCGCCGAGGAGATAGAGCCTTTCATCAGGGACTTTAACGGCAGCAATGTTCGCCGTTCTCTTGGCGGAGTAAAGCCCCGTCTCGGCCTCAGCCCCCGTTAGGGCGTTAAACAGGGTGGTCTTGCCGACATACGGCAATCCGATAATTCCGATCTGCATCTTTCTCCTCATGGGGGAGTTCGCAAAAAGGATATCACCTGATCGGAGATGTGTCAAGACTATCATGCATCCCAGAGAGGGCCGTTTTCTCTTGACGTCAGGTGAGAGCTGTTGTATCCTAATACATGCAGGTTCGCCTATCACTTGGGAAGGAGGTAATGACGATAAGATGTGGAACCCCGAAGCTGAGTCTATGCCTAGGAGCAAACGGGAGGAGATCCAATTCGAAAGGCTAAAACGGACCGTCAGGAGATGTTACGAGAAGATCCCCTTTTACAGAAAAAAGTTCGACGAAATTGGGCTGAAACCGGAGGATATCAAATCGCTCGATGATCTCGAAAAGCTCCCTTTCACCACCAAGGATGACCTTCGGGAGAACTATCCGTTCGGCCTCTTTGCGGTGCCGATGGATCAGGTGGTTAGAATCCATGCATCTTCCGGCACCACCGGCAAGCCCACAGTCGTGGGATACACCCGCAACGATATCGAAGTTTGGGCGGAGGTGATGGCCAGAACGCTGGGATGTGGAGAGGTGACGGAGAGGGATATCATCCAGAACGCATATGGATATGGGCTTTTCACAGGGGGGCTTGGAATTCATTATGGAGCTGAGAAGCTCGGCGCAACCGTCATACCGATCTCAGGGGGGAATACCAAGAGACAGATAATGATAATGCGGGACTTCGGCTCGACGGTGCTGACGTGTACGCCCTCTTATGCCCTGTATATCGCCGAGGTGGCTGAGGAGATGGGGATAGATCTGAAGGAGCTGAATCTGAGGGTCGGTTTCTTCGGAGCGGAACCTTGGTCTGAGAACATGAGGAAGCAGATCGAGAAGAGACTCGGCCTTCATGCCCTCGACATCTACGGTTTAAGCGAGGTGATCGGCCCCGGAGTGGCAAATGAATGCATGTACAAAAACGGTCTACATATATTCGATGACCATTTCATACCCGAGATCATAAACCCCGAAACCGGTGAGAGGTTGCCCTACGGCGAGGAGGGGGAACTCGTCCTTACGTGCATCACCAAGAAGGCGATGCCGCTTATAAGATACAGAACCAGAGATATAACGAAGCTGATACCCGAGCCTTGTCCCTGCGGCAGAACTCATATCCGAATGGCGCGCGTGACGGGAAGATCGGATGATATGCTCATCATCCGCGGAGTCAACGTCTTCCCATCTCAGATCGAGTCCGTCCTGATGGAAATCGAAGAGACCGAGCCACACTATCAGATCATAGTCGACAGAGTCAATCAACTCGATGTGTTGGAGGTCCAAGTTGAGGTGAACGAAAGACTCTTCTCGGATGAGGTGAGAAAACTCGAGCTGGTGAAAAAGAAAATACAGAACGAGCTGGAGAGCACGCTGGGACTAAGCATCCAGGTGACCCTCGTCGAACCCAAAACGATCCAGCGTAGTGAGGGGAAGGCCGTAAGGGTGATCGATAGGAGAAAGATCTGAACCTTTTGAGGAGGTG from Candidatus Poribacteria bacterium includes:
- a CDS encoding sulfide/dihydroorotate dehydrogenase-like FAD/NAD-binding protein codes for the protein MPELFEILTKEEIAPKIYRMDIYAPAIAQKRKAGQFVILRVYERGERIPLTIVDSDPEQGSVLLVFQVMGKTTAMLSDMEVGERLADFVGPLGSPTHIENYGTAVCVAGGVGTAAAYPIAKALKEAGNHLISIVGARTKDLLIMTKEMEAISDRLELTTDDGSYGFHGFVTDRLKKMIDEEKVHVDMVLAVGPAIMMKAVSDLTRPYDIKTIVSLNPIMVDGTGMCGMCRVRVGDEIKFACVDGPEFDGHLVDFDELMKRQRMFVEQERRAYEEYLKSKQSRYEEGVR
- the ychF gene encoding redox-regulated ATPase YchF, producing the protein MQIGIIGLPYVGKTTLFNALTGAEAETGLYSAKRTANIAAVKVPDERLYLLGEKVFRSRKITPVTIEYLDFVGIREGSVRSGELDRSLLASLRNVDGIVHVVRTFEDESVPHVEGSIDPRRDIEIVDLELTFADLQVIENRLSSLARELRVKKDPELEYERDLLERCQRSLELGRALRELELSSEEERAIRGFQFLTRKPMLILLNVGEDQMEEAEELLDSIRRFSERPGRAAIALCAELEMEISQLGEDAEEFLKEMGLEGSALQRMVRASYELMDLVTFFTGGDKETRAWTAPKGTTAHRAAGMIHSDMERGFIRAEVINWRELLECGSFTKAREEGKLRIEGKEYIVQDGDVLHIRFNV
- a CDS encoding phenylacetate--CoA ligase, whose translation is MWNPEAESMPRSKREEIQFERLKRTVRRCYEKIPFYRKKFDEIGLKPEDIKSLDDLEKLPFTTKDDLRENYPFGLFAVPMDQVVRIHASSGTTGKPTVVGYTRNDIEVWAEVMARTLGCGEVTERDIIQNAYGYGLFTGGLGIHYGAEKLGATVIPISGGNTKRQIMIMRDFGSTVLTCTPSYALYIAEVAEEMGIDLKELNLRVGFFGAEPWSENMRKQIEKRLGLHALDIYGLSEVIGPGVANECMYKNGLHIFDDHFIPEIINPETGERLPYGEEGELVLTCITKKAMPLIRYRTRDITKLIPEPCPCGRTHIRMARVTGRSDDMLIIRGVNVFPSQIESVLMEIEETEPHYQIIVDRVNQLDVLEVQVEVNERLFSDEVRKLELVKKKIQNELESTLGLSIQVTLVEPKTIQRSEGKAVRVIDRRKI